One Nitrospirae bacterium YQR-1 genomic window carries:
- a CDS encoding CHASE2 domain-containing protein has translation MRYIYSFLLSFLIVYFVTDISFIIREKLPIIDDYLYGRRFPTISKSSTPILIVEIDDETVERHGFLPYKRSLYGEVISRILEGKPKVLGIDIFFYKIRDLKDDIKLIKILENAKSNVVLAYEKDEFGMFLLNQINHETKEKLYENNDNVTFANIKTGYVSYNNEDIATDVDYDINNDKYYLPFPIEVVSRYLGGKAYNPYGDHEFDFSSPGIRYCKLGNIAIPSFYKSIFYYYTLINYTDRKFPSIPFWKVKDVEPAVFKDKIVLIAATAHPLGDIHSTPISKKMHGIYNHAHVIDMLLNGNFITPIEQKYQKVLTFLTAFVISLITLTLKRLPAFGVTIFSIIVIKLVTDMLFYNYLLYMYFAPFLFAILLAHLMVIVYINILDVVSEVST, from the coding sequence TTGAGATATATATATTCTTTTCTGCTATCTTTCCTAATAGTATATTTTGTAACTGATATTTCATTTATAATCAGAGAAAAGCTTCCAATTATAGATGATTACCTTTATGGCAGGCGGTTTCCAACTATAAGTAAGAGCTCTACTCCGATACTAATTGTCGAGATAGATGACGAAACTGTTGAGCGACACGGGTTTTTACCGTATAAACGTTCTTTATATGGCGAGGTTATTTCAAGGATTCTTGAAGGAAAACCAAAAGTACTGGGTATAGATATTTTTTTCTATAAGATTAGAGACCTAAAAGACGATATAAAACTTATTAAGATACTTGAAAATGCAAAGTCTAACGTCGTACTTGCCTATGAAAAAGATGAATTTGGCATGTTTCTGTTAAATCAGATTAACCATGAAACAAAAGAAAAACTGTATGAAAACAACGACAATGTTACCTTTGCAAATATAAAAACAGGATATGTTTCTTATAATAATGAAGATATTGCTACTGATGTAGATTATGATATTAATAACGATAAATACTACCTGCCGTTTCCTATAGAGGTGGTAAGCAGATATCTTGGAGGCAAGGCTTATAATCCGTATGGAGACCATGAATTCGATTTTTCTTCACCTGGTATAAGATACTGTAAGCTTGGCAACATAGCTATCCCTTCTTTTTACAAAAGTATTTTCTATTATTATACACTTATTAACTATACAGACAGGAAATTCCCCTCGATACCCTTTTGGAAGGTAAAGGACGTGGAGCCGGCAGTTTTTAAAGATAAAATAGTGCTAATAGCAGCAACTGCACACCCCTTAGGCGATATACATTCAACTCCAATCTCAAAAAAAATGCATGGTATTTACAATCACGCCCACGTCATAGACATGCTGCTTAACGGAAATTTCATAACCCCGATAGAGCAAAAATATCAGAAAGTGCTTACATTTTTAACGGCTTTCGTAATTTCCTTAATAACGCTGACTTTAAAGAGATTACCGGCTTTTGGGGTAACCATTTTTTCCATCATAGTGATAAAGCTTGTAACCGACATGTTGTTTTATAATTACTTGCTATACATGTATTTTGCGCCTTTCTTATTTGCCATCCTCCTTGCCCATTTAATGGTTATCGTTTATATAAACATATTAGACGTGGTTTCAGAGGTTTCAACATAA
- a CDS encoding site-specific DNA-methyltransferase, producing MKKSLDCCYNPIAVEIDINKKKILDINYKRICQCKPTNINCLTAKEWLKNQLGVWQFTYEKRDVRNKSTHPATFPISLAKKVIELFTHEGELVVDPFVGSGTTLVAAMDANRNAVGVDLQSSYIELCKTRLSNEHLHNMSKQIPIQDDARNICEYFKEETISLIWTSPPYANLLNRQRKNKSRRDRKNEQLDKTDPVLTKK from the coding sequence TTGAAGAAATCATTAGATTGTTGCTATAATCCCATAGCTGTGGAAATAGATATTAATAAAAAAAAAATATTAGATATTAATTATAAGCGAATCTGCCAATGTAAACCTACTAATATTAACTGTCTTACAGCTAAAGAATGGCTTAAAAACCAACTTGGCGTGTGGCAATTCACCTATGAAAAGAGAGATGTAAGAAATAAGAGCACACACCCTGCCACATTCCCAATATCGCTTGCTAAAAAAGTCATTGAACTATTTACGCATGAGGGTGAATTAGTTGTTGATCCTTTTGTAGGAAGTGGGACTACACTTGTTGCTGCTATGGACGCTAACAGAAACGCAGTGGGAGTTGACTTGCAATCAAGCTATATAGAGCTTTGCAAAACCCGTCTTTCTAATGAGCATCTTCATAATATGTCAAAGCAGATTCCCATCCAGGACGATGCAAGGAATATCTGTGAATATTTTAAAGAAGAAACCATTTCTCTTATATGGACGTCACCACCCTATGCTAATCTTTTAAATCGCCAAAGGAAAAATAAATCAAGACGAGACAGGAAGAACGAACAACTCGATAAAACTGACCCAGTGTTAACAAAAAAATGA
- a CDS encoding bi-domain-containing oxidoreductase encodes MKQLIQDLRNGVVSLADSPIPQAGRESLVTETSLSLISTGTERMLLEFGRGSIIEKVKSQPEKVNQVIRKIKTDGLLPALDAVRAKMDEGILPGYSNVGEVYSIGRNVEGFYRGDRVVSNGGHAEFVCVPKNLCAKIPDSVSDESAVFTVVGAIALQGIRLLSPTIGESVCVIGLGLVGQLTLQLLVASGCRVFGIDINEDKVKLAESFGATGFTLRDKESPVETALAFSRGMGVDGVIVAASTKSTEPIDYAAEMSKKRGKIILTGVTGLELKRRPFYDKELTFQVSCSYGPGRYDRGYEELGNDYPFGYVRWTVKRNFEAVLDMMAAGKINVKPLISHCFPFMDAVSAYDLLMSESPLGIVLQYDKTTAKRDFSVELTGNPVIGKSEKPVIGYIGVGNFAKQVLLPNLKNSGATLKTIASAGSGSVSTVGRKFGFAVATSEYSRVFEDTDINTVFISTRHGSHAELVTKALRGGKNVFVEKPLALNKNELLDVIDAHSNSNGILLVGFNRRFSIFSKKLKESLRFRVDPLCINIMVNAGAIDSGHWVHDSESGGGRIIGEACHFIDLMRYFTGSAISEVYSVSTHGHSGVDQDKMSISIRFADGSIGTINYFSNGNRNYPKERIEVFFEGRVLVIDNFKSLICYGGGTNHKQFGQDKGHSREVTEFLRAIETGGISPIPFNELIETTLASFAAVESSITGIPVVIDDFSKSPR; translated from the coding sequence ATGAAACAACTAATTCAGGATTTAAGAAACGGAGTTGTCTCTCTGGCTGACTCTCCCATCCCACAGGCCGGCAGGGAGTCTCTTGTTACAGAGACATCGCTAAGTTTAATTTCAACCGGCACGGAGCGAATGCTTTTAGAGTTTGGCAGGGGCTCGATTATTGAAAAAGTAAAAAGCCAGCCTGAAAAGGTTAATCAGGTTATCCGCAAGATAAAGACTGACGGGCTATTGCCGGCACTGGATGCTGTCAGAGCCAAAATGGATGAAGGTATCCTGCCCGGATACTCAAATGTCGGGGAGGTCTATAGCATTGGCCGAAATGTTGAGGGATTTTACCGGGGCGACAGGGTGGTTTCAAACGGCGGCCACGCTGAGTTTGTCTGCGTGCCGAAAAATCTTTGCGCCAAAATTCCTGATAGCGTTTCAGACGAATCAGCGGTGTTTACCGTAGTTGGGGCAATTGCTCTTCAGGGGATACGCCTTCTTAGCCCGACTATTGGTGAGAGTGTTTGCGTAATCGGACTTGGTTTGGTTGGACAGTTGACGCTACAACTGCTTGTTGCCTCAGGCTGCCGTGTTTTTGGAATTGATATAAACGAGGATAAAGTGAAACTTGCCGAGAGTTTTGGAGCGACAGGGTTTACACTCAGAGACAAGGAATCACCGGTAGAGACGGCTTTGGCCTTTAGCCGCGGCATGGGTGTGGACGGGGTAATAGTGGCAGCTTCGACAAAGAGCACTGAACCCATTGACTACGCAGCAGAGATGAGTAAAAAGCGCGGAAAAATCATTTTGACTGGAGTTACAGGGTTAGAGCTTAAACGAAGGCCGTTTTACGATAAGGAGCTGACCTTTCAGGTATCGTGTTCATATGGGCCCGGACGATATGACAGAGGATATGAGGAACTTGGTAATGATTACCCCTTTGGATACGTAAGGTGGACTGTTAAGAGAAATTTCGAGGCAGTATTAGATATGATGGCCGCTGGCAAAATAAACGTCAAACCGTTGATAAGCCATTGTTTTCCTTTTATGGATGCAGTTTCCGCCTATGACCTTCTTATGTCTGAAAGTCCGCTAGGCATAGTTTTGCAATACGATAAAACTACTGCAAAAAGGGATTTTAGTGTTGAGCTTACCGGTAACCCGGTAATTGGTAAATCTGAAAAGCCGGTAATAGGTTATATTGGAGTTGGGAATTTTGCCAAACAGGTGCTGCTTCCAAACCTGAAAAACTCAGGAGCAACCCTTAAAACCATTGCAAGCGCCGGTAGCGGCAGTGTATCCACAGTAGGTAGAAAATTTGGTTTTGCTGTCGCCACATCGGAATATTCCCGGGTTTTTGAGGACACCGATATAAACACGGTCTTTATATCCACCCGCCACGGCAGTCATGCAGAGCTCGTTACAAAGGCATTAAGAGGTGGTAAAAATGTTTTTGTAGAAAAACCCCTTGCATTAAATAAAAATGAGCTGCTGGACGTCATTGACGCCCACTCTAATTCAAACGGGATTTTACTTGTGGGGTTTAACAGGAGATTTTCCATCTTCAGCAAGAAACTCAAGGAGTCGTTACGCTTCAGAGTTGACCCCCTGTGTATCAACATAATGGTAAATGCCGGAGCGATAGATTCCGGCCATTGGGTACATGATAGTGAAAGTGGTGGTGGAAGAATAATCGGAGAGGCCTGCCATTTTATAGATTTAATGCGATATTTTACCGGCTCTGCAATCTCTGAAGTTTACTCCGTAAGCACACACGGCCACAGCGGCGTCGATCAGGATAAAATGAGCATAAGTATAAGATTTGCCGACGGCTCAATCGGCACAATTAATTATTTTTCAAACGGCAACAGAAACTATCCTAAAGAACGCATTGAGGTATTCTTTGAAGGCCGGGTTTTAGTCATTGATAATTTCAAATCCCTGATTTGCTACGGCGGCGGCACTAACCACAAGCAATTCGGTCAGGATAAAGGCCACAGCAGGGAAGTCACGGAATTCCTGCGGGCAATAGAAACAGGCGGCATATCCCCAATTCCCTTCAATGAACTTATTGAAACCACCCTTGCGTCTTTTGCCGCAGTCGAGTCCTCTATAACCGGTATTCCTGTGGTAATAGATGACTTCAGCAAATCACCGAGATGA
- a CDS encoding site-specific DNA-methyltransferase, which produces MNRATAISEIRTNTEDSELLTIKEASGWATEHLGKTVTTSNISYLIQYGRIKKLGSNGLTQISKQELERYYSSYNGKRELSWKNQLGEDLNWALSFDQYKEAETTKHVHRLHPYKGKFIPQLVEYFLDSHTDHFKKEVYFKKGDIILDPFAGSGTTMVQAGELGMHSIGIDISAFNALIGNVKVLKYDLIDLQNEIDRITKALKGYLSNSRTIEFEEKLLQSLYKFNNKYFPVPDYKYQLKRGEINEDMYGSEKEKDFLPTFNKLVADYNIKLGQDKADTFLNKWYCQHILDEVAFVMGEIEKITNEDTKNIISVILSRTIRSCRATTHADLATLYEPVTSTYYCAKHGKICKPILSIIKWWKTYTKDTVKRLLQFNELRTQTFHVCLTGDSKTLDIFKELRRVNSAFADLADKQKIKGIFSSPPYVGLINYHEQHAYAYDLFGFERKDDLEIGPLYKGQSSEAKKNYIIGITDVLNNCKRFLAEDYDIFLVANDKHNIYPVIAERTGMRIVNQYKRPVLNRTEKDKGAYSEVIFHLKGCRRVLGFSLR; this is translated from the coding sequence GTGAACAGGGCAACAGCTATTAGCGAGATAAGAACAAATACAGAAGATAGCGAATTATTAACTATTAAAGAAGCCAGCGGGTGGGCGACGGAGCATTTAGGTAAAACAGTAACGACCTCAAATATTTCTTACCTTATCCAATATGGACGGATAAAGAAACTTGGGAGTAATGGCTTAACTCAGATTTCCAAGCAAGAATTAGAACGCTACTACAGCTCATATAACGGCAAAAGGGAGCTTTCATGGAAAAATCAACTCGGTGAAGATTTAAACTGGGCTTTATCTTTCGATCAATACAAAGAAGCCGAAACGACAAAACACGTTCACCGTCTGCATCCTTATAAGGGTAAATTTATTCCTCAACTCGTAGAGTATTTTCTTGACAGCCACACAGACCACTTCAAAAAAGAAGTCTATTTCAAAAAGGGCGACATCATTTTGGACCCTTTTGCAGGAAGCGGAACAACCATGGTACAAGCCGGCGAACTTGGGATGCACTCCATAGGAATAGACATTTCTGCATTCAATGCGTTAATCGGTAACGTCAAAGTATTAAAATATGATCTTATTGACCTTCAAAACGAAATTGACAGAATTACCAAGGCATTAAAAGGGTATCTTTCCAACTCACGCACAATTGAGTTTGAAGAAAAACTTTTACAATCACTTTATAAATTTAACAATAAGTATTTTCCTGTGCCAGACTACAAATACCAGTTAAAGCGTGGAGAAATCAATGAAGACATGTATGGTTCTGAGAAGGAAAAAGATTTTTTGCCAACTTTCAATAAACTTGTGGCGGATTACAATATAAAGTTAGGACAAGATAAAGCTGACACATTCCTCAATAAGTGGTATTGTCAGCATATACTGGATGAGGTCGCTTTTGTAATGGGCGAAATCGAAAAAATAACAAATGAAGATACAAAAAATATCATAAGCGTCATATTGAGCAGAACTATTCGTTCCTGCCGGGCAACTACCCATGCAGACCTTGCCACTTTGTACGAACCTGTTACATCAACATATTATTGTGCCAAACATGGGAAGATTTGCAAGCCTATATTGTCGATTATAAAATGGTGGAAAACATACACAAAAGATACCGTTAAACGTCTGTTACAGTTTAACGAATTGAGGACACAGACTTTTCATGTTTGTTTGACCGGAGACAGCAAAACATTAGATATTTTTAAAGAGCTTCGGAGAGTAAATTCTGCTTTTGCCGATTTAGCGGATAAACAAAAAATTAAAGGGATTTTTTCCAGTCCACCATATGTAGGACTAATCAATTACCATGAACAACATGCTTACGCTTATGATTTATTTGGGTTTGAGAGAAAAGATGATTTAGAAATAGGCCCGCTTTATAAAGGGCAGAGTAGCGAAGCAAAGAAAAATTATATTATTGGTATCACAGATGTTCTAAATAATTGTAAGAGGTTTTTAGCAGAAGATTACGACATTTTCCTTGTTGCAAATGATAAGCACAATATATATCCTGTTATTGCTGAAAGAACCGGAATGCGTATTGTAAACCAATATAAACGCCCTGTATTAAACCGGACAGAGAAAGATAAAGGTGCTTATTCAGAAGTCATTTTCCACTTAAAAGGTTGCCGACGAGTTTTAGGATTCTCTTTGAGGTAA